From the genome of Ciona intestinalis chromosome 4, KH, whole genome shotgun sequence:
TCGACACGTGTATGTTCCGGAATTAATTGCAAACCAGGCATTCCTTAATCGCCACTAAGTTTCCGGTAATTTCAAAAGAGGAAGTTGGTTGTCGgtagaaaaaaaagtgttgGTTGCTATAAACTGCGGTCGGTTTCTCGGTGATCGCCGATAAGTttttatagtattttaaactagcTTTCGTTAATAATTTGTATGCTGACCAAACATAGTTTGAGAAGTATGGTACATGAAACTGGGCCGTATTTATATCAGGAGAGCTGTTTTTTACATGagcaaaaaaaacgttttaccCGCAAATGTTTATCTGACAGTTTGTGTGTGTTGCAAGTTAAAATCTTCGCGGTAATTTGGCTTTGATCGGGAAAAAAACGAAACTAGattgacatttttaaattatcaagaCCGCGTGAGGAATCGTTGGTCATAGCCAAAAAACACTGTCAGTAGGCAACAGAAGTAAAttcgttaaaatataagtaaaaaactaaaacaccaCTGCGAATTTAGTACTTTTAACACGATTTTAACATTCGTAAAACACATCGGTGTAAGCAAAACACATGCGTCTATACGATTTACGAAACTGCcaggtaaatttaaatacgaaTCAGTATCTGtcgtatttttgtttttttacatgtcTGACGCGCATTCGCAACTCGCAATcaagtaaattaaacattgctATTCCAGATACTCCAATATCCCATATATATTATGCGATTGTCTGGTCTAGCACACGTAATAATGCTAGTTAATCCACGATTCCTTTGTTTCTGATTGGTCAATCAGAGAGGTGTAAAATGGGCGTGATTTGGggcatatttacaaacaatacgatgttatgttataataatcATGTTTGCGCAAATAtaagtcaaattttaacacatttcttTACGAATTAATGTCATCGTCGAAACATTTTACGCACGTGCAGTAGCCGTGCATTTAAAAGGAGTAGCGAATTCGTAAATTGGCAGGAGTGCGTCGCACTCCCGCACGCCCATACTCTACGCCAGTGGGATAGGGATAGTGACTTGTGCAATACCTAACAATACAAACCAATATTTAAACTCCTGTATGTTTGGAGAGTGTAGATCAGcgtattataaaatataaaataacgtCAGTCTTAAAGCACTGTTAAATTTCTGGTAATTCTTACAAAGACAATTCATCGCAGGTAGAAACGTGCAAGTTTTTCCTAATAGAGTATTCCTTGCTTAAACTAGCGTCTGTTAATAATTTCACTGTTGACCGGACAAAGTTTGTTGCGCGTTGTATAAATGACACTATGcagtatttattataaaaacttagtAACAGAACTTTTTATCCCTGAGAAGCGTTACACATGGAAATAGTGGCGGCAATCAAACTTTGATCAGGAAAAGAGGAAACATGATTGAcacgttttaattaaaataatgcaccACGATAAGGATCGCGGGAGAAATATTGGCTTATATCCAGAAGCCTCTAACATGGTGAAAGCGGCACACTAACCAGGGACTGGATAGAGAGGCAAAATTTGACGTCAGAACACACGTACCTGGAAAACTgtcagaaaaaatataaatgcaaaccAGTATCGGcgggatttttattttttacatgcctgTAGGCCAGTGATTCCCAAAGAATTGGTCGCAACCCAAACATGGGTGGCAGCAAGGTGATTCAAATCTATCAATACAAGAGTTTTCTTTTTAAGCATTCAGTTTGCGTTGTAGTTTAGCCTTATatttatcatgtttttattagCCAGGTtgactgtttgttacgaaatgataaggattcacacgtggattcattgcaacataataacgattgtttgacctggcaattaattacgacataatagcaattcacatgTTGATAATTCAGCCCTGGAGATTCACGTCGGCAATCGGCAGTTGCCGACGGTTTTGCCAACGCATTtgacaatataaacaaataaaaacatgataaatATAAGGCTAAAGTACAACGCAAACcgaaattaaaatcatttagaacacgtggtttgacGTGAAAGAAAAGACGTAATGCAgcactttgtattatttcaataaacctttacgtgcgtcgtatttAAGCCTTTTTTCAAGACTACATTGAAAGATCCACACAAACAGTTGAAAAAATCCTAATACGGGTGGGGCTACACCATTTGAACATCACTGCTCACTGGTCTACTTCATACATATTCAAAAAATAGTAGCCTATAGAATGCatactttaaaaatgtacCCAAGCCTCAAACATCTTTTTTTCGATGTTTGAGGCTTGGGAAACATGGGTCGTGACTCGTGATATGTTCATAAAACTCTGATTTGGGTCGCACTAAAATAACTTTGGAAACCACTGCTATAGGctgtgttatatatacatgtatataaagGAGCCACTTAATTGTGCAATGGTTAAGTGGAAAACTGCCAAAAACACCTGGTTAGAAAGATTTGTACATTCTGTTCATGAATTATATAACGTTGGTAACAATATCCGCATAATTATTTAATCCTAATTAAATTAGTAAATATGTACATTAGCTAATAATTACTGCTACTATAATGCTTATTGCTTATGGTCAAGTTACACACTTTTCTTGGTCAATTCTGCAGAGAGATGTATTAGGGGTgggactgtttttttttagattttggcCCCATTTAGGTCGAGCTTTTTATAGTAATTGAGTAACATATAAGGACATAATAACGTGACtgcaacaaatatatttcctACAGAGTATTGTTGTTATCTTATAGGTTTATGTTATGCATGACATGGGAGTACcagtttgaatattattattaatccTATTAGACTATAATGTTCTATTTCTGCTTTGATTTCAGATTGTCAGTGCCATTGCTTACTGCCATAAGTTGCATGTTGTACACAGAGACTTAAAGCCagaaaatgttgtattttttgaaAGTCAAGGTTTAGTAAAGCTTACTGACTTTGGTTTTAGTAATCAATATCAACCTGGTGAAAAACTATCCACATCGTGTGGTTCGCTTGCTTATTCTGCTCCAGAAATATTACTTGGTGAAGAATATGATGCGCCTGCAGTTGATGTTTGGAGTTTGGGTAAGCTAACGTACTTTTGCGCCAGCCAGCCAGTACTGTTGTACAGTGGTTAAGGTGCTTGCATTGTAATTATAGCTGTATAGGATATTTTGATGTTTGATGGTAGTAACACAGCTTTGTGTCATTGACGAACTAATGATAGTTGCTCTAATTCGGTCATTACTTATGAGCTGTCcaaatttttcacattttcgTCATTATGATGTTCATTATTTGATTATTATATATGGTATAAAAGCTTTTACTAATTAACAATGAttaggtaaaacaaaaattgaacatgttaggtaaaatttaaagtttgaatTCCTAAAACTTTGATGTTTATGTGTTTCGTGACCTTTACTaattttccatattttttttacttaagaAACAACATTCTTAACTTGTAATGTTGCTACTTACATTGATAATAGATAGCcctacaaaataatattatctGTTATTAATTTGTAGGTGTCATATTGTACATGTTGGTTTGTGGAATTGCTCCTTTTAATGAAGCAAATGACAGTGAGACATTAACCAATATCATGGATTGCCGATACACAGTTCTTGAACATGTAAGCCCACAATGTCAAGAcctcataaaaaaaatgataataaggtgggaaattaaaatctatatagacaatatatattgatattttaaatatttgctttttttttagtgaccaaaaataaaacaataacaaattgttttgtgaagcaactattttaaattacctAAAGTTATAGGTGATATGATAAAAGCAATATGTTGTTAAAAATCACAACCACCTGAATAGAATTAGGCACAAAAAATGCCAGAAgagctttttttaatttctttttttgtttggttattATTTCTTTACGTTTTAGAGATCCTGTGAAACGAAttcatttaaatgaaattatttgCCATCCATGGTTGCAAGGAGCTAAGTCATTACGAAGAGCTCGTAGAAACTCAACACCAATTCTTGAAAGAAATCTCATACCAGACCACCTACACAAAGAGATTCTGCAAAAAATGATTTCTGGTAAGTCTTATTTTTCTGCAGTAATCCCCCCCTTTTCTGGGCTAATGGAGCAAATATTTCCACACGTCTTGTCAGAATGTCCGGTAACGAAAAATGTAACGAATGAAGCAAAGATATTGGGCAGATCAACCATATATACTACATTAAAAAGCATAGTCAGTTTTACCTAAAGtctgattgttttattttaaaaatcaaaaagtcACTTATATTATCTGTAGGTCAATTAGCCGATgaacatgaaatattaaagTCACTTGAAGAAGATCGTTACGACCATATTACTTCAACTTACTTTTTACTCGCTGAACAAAATTTAATGCAGCAAGAAGAAAGTAAAAGTAActcaaagaaaaatcaaacacTTCTTGATGTTGACATTTCTACTATTACTGCTACAACCAACATtccaatacaaacatataatcCTGATCTGTCAAATACAActtccaaattgtcagtttCACCACCACAAAAGCAGAGCACATTGTTATCCTACTCCATGCCCAGTGATGTTGCAAGGTCCAGGACGGCAAGTTCAAGCTCTGAAGACTCGGTTAACTTGTCTTCTCGTGCCGCTGAACGCCGATCTTCACCTTCTTATATAAGAGAGCATTTAACAATAACTCCGCGACATGGCTTCAGTGTTGTACGTGGAGGTATTGATACTCTTATTGAAGAAGAAGAACGTAGTCGCTCACAAACTACAACAGATGACGAAGCAGATAATGCTGAAGATATAACAAACATGGTCAATCCGAATGTCCTTGCTTCTCAGTAAGTGTTAatagttattttaattcatatttgttatattactttttatccTGAAGTTGACGTGGTGAGTTATACAACCTGTGTTAGATTCTGATATATTAAGTATTCAATGTTTGGGGTTTTCTTTTAGTGGCTTGAATTGGAGGAATTAAGTACCACTGACTGACCACTATATTGCATGTTTATGCTAcctattaaaatgttttcataatCTATATCATAGACTACGTAGCTTAAACCTAAACAGCTTCTGAAATCAATTTGGCAGCTTGATCAATGTAATGCTCACTTTTTAACTAGCCGTGTTTTGTCCCATTCAATGTTTGCAAACTTGCACATATACAGATATTCCAGTTTTATAACAGGCCTATTACTACTCTGAAAAGACAAAATAGTGTCTTAAAACACATGTAACTGCATATTAGCAAGAAGACTATACAGTTTCTTTTATTTCTACAGTTTGCAGCGGGCATCTTTGcagttaaaaagaataaagaaaagaaagagTGCACCCGTGCTTAATGAAATATGTGAAGAAAATGAGAGTGAAACTGATGTGACGATGTCTTCGGGTGATGCTGGTACAGACACCTCACGACAGTTCATGTCAGTTTTTCCATCAAAGTGTTCACTGCCTAAAGATTCAGGTTCACAACCTATCGGGATGATACCAAATGTTACATCCACTGCGTATAACGTACGCACAGGTATGCTGTTTTAATATTCTACTTCACACAAGATCCAGTAATGACATTTCTTAGctcttttaagtttatttttactgtttagcTTTAAAAATCCGGTTTTAAAGCTAAGATGTTAATTAGTAATAGTTGCCCAGCATTCTATATTACCATATACGCTGTATAGAATAGTATCCGTTTTACTCTGATTCTCCTTTCCTCACATAGAAGTGGTCTTCATCAATCTTTTACGTTCAGGTCGTCCTCAACGAAGGCAAAGATCACGCAAGTCAAGTAACTCTGATACAAGTGAAGAAGAAAGTGAAAGCAGCCACACAAGCCAAACTAACCTGAGTTCAGTTGTATCAAACATGATGTTACGTTATCATCGTGATTCTAGTGAAGATCGTGATGGTTGTGGTGGTCAGGGTGGAAGTTTTGGACCAGGTGCTGCACATGGTAGTGCATGTGTTACTGATTGTACAATAGAAAGTACTAGCAATACTCAAAATACAGAAGATTGCAATGCTGGAAATAATCAAGGAAATCAAAACCGATTAAACAACACCTTGCTGTTAAATAGTTTATCAAAAAAGCGCCTCTTGCTACAGGGTTCAGAtcagaaaattataaatgtttttgggGTAAGAAGTAGAAGTGCTGAATCCCACACAACGGCATCTGTGCATCTTATAAGTAGAAATAGCAGCGCACGGAGCAGTTGTAGTAGTCTTAGCTCCAGTAGCCAAATGTGGTCATCTGGAAAGGAATATGTTGGCTGGGTGACTAAAAATACCAGTTCAACTAGATCTGATACTGGATTGGTATTACGCTGtcatacaaagaattatggtgcttgtaaatgtaaaaagaaTGAATCCATCGCAAGATCATGTTCTTCGTTTCCTTCTCTGTACACCTCACCACAGCATTGCAGATTTTGCTACACTTTAAGTGGCAAAGAAGCTGTGGATGCATTTGGTAATGCATTAATAAGAAAACCACTAACCAGTTCAATATTGATCAGTACAAGATCAAGAATAAAGCATGGTATAAAATATACTGATGAAAATTGCAGCGATAACTATGAGGTAATGAATCCTGCAGTTGTTGCACACGAGGCTGTATCAGTAAAGCAAAGCAATCTAAGCATTGCATCATCAACCTGTAGTGGAAGTAAATTTGTTGTTGACCCTGTGAATGAACTACCTCCACCACCTTACCTCACTACTTTGCCAAAGCCAGCAATCAACAAATCGTTAACCAATGATTGGATTCATGTTCCATGCAAGGAGTATCTAGATAATAAGTGCTTTGATTGTATCCCAACGATTCCCAATGATCAGCTTAAAGAAAACTCACTGAAGTGCACTCCAAAGGTGAAGAGAAATGGAATCATAGCCCGTCTCAACAGTTACAAAACTTCAAGAGGTGTATGTGCAACACCTCTGGCGTACAGAGCTGAAAATTCAgttataaagaaaatgaaagCTCAAGACTGCTGCACTCTCATGTGATGATAATTATTATACTGCATATCTGTGTAGATTTGTTTTTCTCAGGTTCGCGTTCATGAATATCAAATTAGACAACATTATTTAACATAACCAAgtataataactttaatattatatatacttgtaaaaaaatcaccgTAATTGTGTAATGTGTCATAAATATGTGGTTAGCATGTTTAAAGTGTTGTAACTTCTATATTTAAGTCTGTATTTACTTTGTTCTGTGTACATTATTACATTATTCCGTGTAAAATATTGGTTCCACTTTTAGTTCCTGTGTTATACTTGAATAACTGAAAAAGGCATCAAACTTTTAGGTTTCTTTCAACTACTTGCTATGTATACGTAACTTTAATAGTTGTACTCATGTTTcagattgtttaaatatatatatttcattttcatgTTTACGACAAACATTTTGTTGGTGAGAAATGTGGTAAATATTTCTGACAAGtatcgtatatatatatatacgaatgaatgagtgtaacttactttattctcgcatggccagaaaatgacagtcgttataatacgggtgttctgtttcataaacctctatgttactttgtaggtgatatttaaaaatttttgtacagacgataatttggacaacccataagtgaccactgggttggagcagttttcgttaagtgttttgcccaagaacacgAGTACGCCCAcgatggtagcagtgacgagccttgaatccattacctctgggttcgaCCGTTAGTGACAGGCTCGCTAACTACATGGCCTTTGCGCGGGTGTCCTGATATATTCGTTCAGACGCTAATGCGACCTGCGCATGCAGTAGGTCGGAATAAATACAGTAACCACCCGGTTCAAATATATTACGACCCTGTGTTGAAAACGTTCCAGGCACGACGTTTATACCTTAAAGTGTATTTTTCGATTTGAAGTCAGCCGAACTGAGTTAAGTATAGTACAATGGCGAAAGATGGTACGCTTATTGcctaatatttccaaaatcaaaatagatgacggtttttgggtaataccacaaaTTAGTTCTATCAtccctttattaattgacgccaatttaataaaatatattaaaacacacgaggagttatatttagcgatccgcacaacaggtaaaattttacaaatttgatgggacagtttaaaatcattgttaattttgattaataagtgtatttataaatgggaatatacgtaaataacacgaaataataatgtacgctttgaaaattaagtctaaacattctttttcttgccctactgctatagtttttaacatgttatagGTTAGGTTGGgatatggggtaagattggatatttttttcataatttgcgatatattgacccctgcctattttttCTTACGTATACGTATCTCAGTTTTTCTAATAACACGAAAGCTAATTTATAAGACAAAATCAACCATTTCAGCTATGTTATTATAAACTACGATACCGGATTGATAGTTCATACTGACAAACCACAAAATTTAGGAAAAATGGTGTATTCGTTAAACACCGAACTTTAGTACTTAACAATAGTAATCGTTTTTGCCGTGCACTTTGTTGGACCGTTTGTATATATGGTCGAATAAtatactgtaacatttttaggtCTATCATTAAATGCTGCCCCAAACGGggtttttattattagttctgtaaaaaatcaataaaaacatagcAGGTTAGGTTGGgatatggggtaagattggataCTCTTTAAAGATCGTTTTTTACGGGTACCCATTTGCTGATGGATAGAAACAGTGCCGCTGGATTATTCGACGATATATTCTCACGGTCTAACAAAGTGAGCGGCAAAGGCGGTTACTATTGTAAAGTATTAACTTTGGTGTTGAACGAATACAACATATTTCAATGGCTGAAAAGAGCATAATAATACTAATAGGCTTATTTTGAAAGCTGTCAGAATCGTATCGAAAATGACgatattttgtagtttgcaagttggaataataaatacagtatcatattttaatagaaaataacctaaaatatttcgtacacagtttaattttgtcacacaaaattaatttaaagaaactGGGACATGTGCATAAGAAAAATAGTCATAGGTTAATCTGGTGACAAAGAAACTATCGGTCAACTATAAGAAACTATAAGATGACAAAGAAACTACTAAAACAGGCCCCGGCGGGGGGACCGGTGAGTAATTCGTGCAAAGGATAACTTTTCCTATGCAAGATCCAACAAAATGTGATGCGTGTATACAGATTTTTAGCCCAATGAGAACCCCgagttaaagtttttttgattATAAACTTTGATGATGGATGTATAAGGTTTGTTTCGTGGAACACTTACATAATGAACTGTAGTTTTATCAAAAGTTTATtcgttatttttgttaatagggggtggggtaagatgagacaccctTTACTctatttcttgtcccatttggtagtatacaaagcaCATTGTAGTAGGACCCGAAACTAGCACGGCCTGTTAATTCCGGTTGGGTAACTgttgtaaaacacaattagtaTATTCTTTCATGCTTTTGTCTCATCTTACACCCACTTTGTATACTTGTCTAGGTTTTTATTGCCATactttaaaaggttttgttttaatttaataatttctaACTTAGAatgatttttatatattatatatactgaCATAATAACACAATaatgtatgaaaaatatattcgttTGCAGATATTTTATGAGAAATGGCTTGTGCGAAAATACAGTATAGAAAAACACAGTTTGCCGTAAAAATATGAACTTCATTAATAGATATTactcttttttttctattaccAGTTCTTATGAATTTTAAGCATACCATATTCAtcaattaatgtttaaacaatacccATCATCGTTCAAACAAGGCTAATTCTTCATACAATAACATATTGTAGTTAACAGGTTAAATAGTAGTGaggcaaaaaaataatgtttgaacccaattttcaaagcgttaaatagtattttgtgttatttacgtgtattcctGATAATAAGTTCCTTTTCTGgccaaaaataacaaagactTTAAACTGTCTCGTTTTACCCCGTGTGTTTTTGAATTGGTAAAATTACACCCAGTGTACAAATTACCAATAACTCCTTGTGTGTTATAAGAAATTTCTCTGaagtgttgttaattaatatatgatattacaaattAATAGTATtgcgaaaaaaaattagttttgaaatattgaacaatattatgtgctttattgtcccatattaccccaccttactatttgAAATCTCGATTCTACACTAAAGATAGGGAACtccagtttttttaaaaaacatgtgtattTTGGTAGCGTTCTGCATTCGTCACGTATATTTTATGTGTTCCTATTTTCACGTACCcgaacaaaatttattttttgcattttaaaaacatgtttttgtgCCGGAAAAAAACTGTTACTGGCACAATCATTGTATtcctttaataaaaattgtgaaaTAAACCTTTGGATGTGAAAGTGAAGTTGTGACAAAAACTCATCCACGCAACGAAGGTTAATATCTCTTAAATTTGCAGTTAAAAAAAGTAGacagtatattatattgggtggcctttttttaaatgtcgttaacagtttatttgtcattatatttttaattcaacccataacatatttataggtCAAGCTGGTTAATGGGACTCGCGACTAAGAGCAAGAGAGAGAAAAGAGACAAAGTGAAAGAGATACCGTTTATCACGCAGAGCAAACACGTTTGGGAGCAATCGGGTTCGCGGAGTCAACCTCGTTTGACcgattttgttatttatacgTCTACGGTAAAATAGTTTGATTGCAGCTATTGGTGTCAATTTATATAGTTATGCGCTATTTTCACACGTTAGGTTCTAACATGTCTTGAAATTATATCCTATAATCACCTTTTCTACAAATTTAATGCAACTATTCAAAATAGTTTGAAAATACCCGCAGTTCAAGTAGCCTGTAGCAGTGTATGTCTTTGTGCGCAAAATAACTGATTTTTGGGAGAAGACTGTAATAACTCTTTTCTATTTGACAGTAGTAACACTGGTCTATTTAAACGACGGGCTGTGATTGTGTTTACGGGCCTATGTATGATAGCCAGATGTCTTGTTTCGTATTTCTACTATCTGTTTCTCATTCTAATACAAACTGCGTGAAGAACCACAGTTGCAGTGCCTCAAATTACTTCTGTAAATCTCCAATTACTATAAACAGGGTTTGTCCTAAAgtaattgttacgtaataattgCTTGTGGTGTTACACTTTGATAAAGTCATTAGACCTACTAACTTTGGATATACCTAAATTAGTGTTGCTatagaaacatatatattatatactgtgATAAAGTGGCACCTAGATTCTAGATTAAAATTATTCATAGTATTACTTATGAACTGCAAAGACTGTGAATGCAAAGTTGTGATTTTATTATACTGTATTTCCAGAATCAGAAATACTGTCCGTTTTAGGATATTTtagaattaacaaaatatcacCATAAAGCTTTAGTTTTGTaatgttatgtgttttatacCCGAGTCTAGTGCAAACGAACGCCTGCTCACTGGACTGAAGCAGGAATAAATTTGTGGCGCACTAAACCATTTGTCCGGAGGCATTCAACTGAAAAGAGACAAAGGAATATCGACGCGTTTCTTTTAACTGCACTTTAGCCAAACTTATGTATCTgttgtatttac
Proteins encoded in this window:
- the LOC100178830 gene encoding SNF-related serine/threonine-protein kinase-like, whose product is MWQSSEHNNISKLYELKKTLGRGHFAVVKLAHHLFSGEKVAVKVIDKTKMDKVSADHLYHEVACMKLVQHPNVVRLYQVIETSSKLYLILELGDGGDMFDYIMRHERGLHEDQAKEYFAQIVSAIAYCHKLHVVHRDLKPENVVFFESQGLVKLTDFGFSNQYQPGEKLSTSCGSLAYSAPEILLGEEYDAPAVDVWSLGVILYMLVCGIAPFNEANDSETLTNIMDCRYTVLEHVSPQCQDLIKKMIIRDPVKRIHLNEIICHPWLQGAKSLRRARRNSTPILERNLIPDHLHKEILQKMISGQLADEHEILKSLEEDRYDHITSTYFLLAEQNLMQQEESKSNSKKNQTLLDVDISTITATTNIPIQTYNPDLSNTTSKLSVSPPQKQSTLLSYSMPSDVARSRTASSSSEDSVNLSSRAAERRSSPSYIREHLTITPRHGFSVVRGGIDTLIEEEERSRSQTTTDDEADNAEDITNMVNPNVLASHLQRASLQLKRIKKRKSAPVLNEICEENESETDVTMSSGDAGTDTSRQFMSVFPSKCSLPKDSGSQPIGMIPNVTSTAYNVRTGRPQRRQRSRKSSNSDTSEEESESSHTSQTNLSSVVSNMMLRYHRDSSEDRDGCGGQGGSFGPGAAHGSACVTDCTIESTSNTQNTEDCNAGNNQGNQNRLNNTLLLNSLSKKRLLLQGSDQKIINVFGVRSRSAESHTTASVHLISRNSSARSSCSSLSSSSQMWSSGKEYVGWVTKNTSSTRSDTGLVLRCHTKNYGACKCKKNESIARSCSSFPSLYTSPQHCRFCYTLSGKEAVDAFGNALIRKPLTSSILISTRSRIKHGIKYTDENCSDNYEVMNPAVVAHEAVSVKQSNLSIASSTCSGSKFVVDPVNELPPPPYLTTLPKPAINKSLTNDWIHVPCKEYLDNKCFDCIPTIPNDQLKENSLKCTPKVKRNGIIARLNSYKTSRGVCATPLAYRAENSVIKKMKAQDCCTLM